CGTTGTTTCCATAAGCAAGCCACGCATTGAGTGACGAAAGATCGAGAGAATTGAGTGCGGAAATAAAGATCCTTTGAACCAGGAACTGGAGTGCTTAATTCTTTAATCAGTTCTTTGTTTCTCCTGAATTGGgagcatataaatatatttatacattaagtCATTTTTCTCCTAGCTAGCTAGGCAGAATActaacattaatatatatatatatatatatatatatctatatgtgtGGATATTATTGCAGAAGGGTACTCACTTGTATAGTTCTGAATTCTTGTAAATATTAGCGAAATCAACACCTAAAGCTATTTCTTGTGCTGAACTCGTAACCTCCAACATCCAAGTTCCTGGATTGTGACCATCTTTGATTTTACTGACACCTTCAATTGCCTTGATAGGACCAAATTTGCATCCATATTGGCAAGAGAGGACAAGAGGGAAATGTTGCCTTATTATTAAAAAGCTCAAAGCAAATTCCAGTTGAAACGAAACAAGTGTATCCAGTTCTATACTACCTCAAAATAGTTGATTAGATGGCAAGAATGACGGCCTAATGGTCCCACGTATATCTCTTCTCCTCCAACCTTCAATAGGAACAACTGCAAGTACAGTACATGTTTTAAATTGTAGTTCATATGAATATGATCATGAAGTTGATATTGGAGAACCCTTGATCTCTTACCTCGTCAAAGGACTCAAAGATGTCAATACTTGGTTGATGAATTGTGCATACAACTGTTCTGCCAGTATTCACTGTGTTCCTAACTGTTCTCATGACAATTGCAGCAGCTCTGGCATCTAGCCCTGAAGTTGGCTCGTCCATGAATATTATTGAAGGGTTTGCCACTAACTCAACTGCAATAGTTAACCTCTTTCGTTGCTCAGTTGAGAGACCACTGATCCCAGGCAATCCAACTAGTGCTTGTCTCAGTGGAGTGAGTTCCACAAGCTCCATCACTTCCTCAATGAACATCTATTTAATACATAATAACATTAGACCATCAAAATCTGTTAGCTTCTTCTTTTTACTTGGCTTGCTATTTAAGGCACTTACCATTCTGGTTTCAGTATCAACTTCAGATGGTAAACGAAGCCATGCTGAGTATAGCAGTGATTCATAAACAGTAACATGAGGTGAGTGGATGTCGTTTTGCTCACAATATCCAGAAATTCGTGCAAATGTTTCTTGTTTCTTTGGGTAACCAGAAATTCGAATATCGCCTTCGATGTATCCACCAGTTTTTCTCCCAGCAAGCACATCCATTAAAGTGGTCTTGCCAGCTCCACTAACTCCCATAAGTGCCGTCAAAACACCAGGCCTGAAACTACCACTAACACCCTTCAGAAGAACCAATTTATCGTCAACCACGCCTTGTACCTTTATCTCCTACAAGTATAAGTTCAAAATTTTCAACTCTTGAGCAAAATCCGTACTCGGATtcataattttaatatatatgtgcTACTTATAAAGTGATAATAACTCACTTGTGGCATGTCCACTGAGTAAGCAACATCATCAAAACAAATAGAATGTGGCTCAAATGGAAGAATCATTCCTTTTTTTTTACTCTGATTTTCACCCATGTTTATTGTTATTTGCTGTATTTCAATGGCTTCTATATCTCTGCCATCTTGGATATTATCACTCTCAGAATTTTCAGAAAAAACTCCTTGTATCTTCTCAAGTGCTGCACAATATATTGTATGAAATTAGTCTTAGTTTCTTTTTTCCGTTAATTGAAATTTTCTCAAGAGATTTTGTTTAGTACATAatccaaaataaaagaaaacaaactTACGATTAAGGTAAGTAAGAGCCAAAGTGTACAAGAAGTTGAAAACAACAACATATGCAATCGACACCCCAAAGCCAAGCCAATACCAATATGAGTCACTACAGAAATTTCGTGATTTCAACACTTGAATGCCAAGACTTTCAGTTGAGTTAGGTGGAACCTATTACAAACAAAGAATAGAACCTTTAACAAATCAAAAGGTTGTTTCACAAGAAACAAATATCTGATTATAAAACTTCCTTTCCAATAAGTTTTGAGAAACATTTTACATGTTTCCATTTGTTTCCATGGAACTCGTTAACAAGAACTCCAGTCTGACCGTACATCAAAGGCGATGTCCAGTAACCCCAAATCCACCAACTTTTGATGTTATCTgtttaaataataaaaacaaaacaaaacaaaggaagcATTGCCATCCATGAATCAATGACCTGAAAAAATGTTCTCTTTTGAGTCTTAGTGTAGTAATTAATGTACCTTTAGACAACACAAAACCGCCCATTACGAAAAGCAAGAGCAATGCAAATGACCCGAATGTGTTGGCTACGATCATGTTCCTACCAAGGCCCGCAATTGCTCGAAAGAGTGAAGAAGCCATCTGATTAATGATGACGAAGATAAAATATAGCCTAAACATCCTGCCAAAACGTATCAAATAAAAACCAAGCGTTGAAAAGAAACTTACAgcatcaaatatccaaataattaATGAAGTCCCTACTTTTTTTCCTATCTACGTACCTTACGGCAGTTGGTTCCAATCCAGTTGTATAGTATGTAAGGCTCATCCAAACTGCTACTTCTATAAAAGCCACAGGGATCTTTAAAATCATTGATGGAAGAGCATATGCCCAGGCAGGGAAGAATTGAAGGTCTCTTTGCTTGTAAAACACCGGAAGCTTGACAATGGTCATAGGTAGCTCTGACATTCCATTGAACATAATCATCAAAGTTGAAAAGAACAAGGAACCGAGGTAGATATTACCATCTTGTAAAGTCTTGTGATGCATCTTAGTTCTGAGGAAAACGGTGGCAGAAATCAGCCCCATTACCACAAGCTAGAAGAAGCAAAGAAACAAGAATTAAAGGGCAATATATATTGTAAAACTACTCAAAAAACATAACAATAGTATAAgaagaaaaaccaaagaaaacAAAACCCACTTGCGAAATCTTGAAGATCTGGACAAAGGAATTTCTTTTCATGAGTAAGTATTCTCTTGACATGCATGCTTTCAAGAGATCCATCTTGTTGAGACCATAGTGTTTAGTTGTCAAAGCAGCTGGATGGCTCTTGGTCTTGTCAAACGGTGTTGAAAGATGTTCCTCTATTTTCTGTCCTACATGGAACGATTGGAATGCCTCAACAAATTCATTTACAGTGACAAACCTGTAAGGTTCATCTCTTCTTGCCCAATATTGAGCCTGGTCTTTCCTTGATGTCACCTAAATATCATTACACAAATGGTATTATTATTAGCTCTagttctataaatatatatatatatatatatagtcgaaGTGATCACCTCTTGAAGAAAGTCAGCAATAGCTTTCCTCTCAGGACATTTAAAACCAGTAGATTCGAAGAATTCAAGCACATTTTCACGGGGACCCTGATACACAATTTGGCCATCGGATAGAAGAATGATATCATCAAAAAGATCATAAGTCTCTGGTGCTGGCTGGAGTAAAGAGATGACATTAGTTCCATTAAAGATGTGAGCAAATTGCTTAAGTGATTTCACAATCTGAAATGTGGTTGAACTATCTAAGCCAGTTGAAATCTCATCCATGAACAACGCCCCTGCTGGCCCAACAAGCATCTCCCCTGTAATTGAATTgtcataaattattatttttgtctAAAGAGTAgtgtgacatatatatatatatatataaatataaattatatagcTTTGAAGTTTGATTGTTATACCAGTTGTGACACGTTTCCTTTGTCCTCCAGAGATACCCCTCAACATTTCATTCCCTACCATTGTATCAGCACATACTTCCAAACCAAGAATCTATAATTAACGCATTCTTCAGTAATTAAGTCATAGAAGAAATTATTTTCGAAAGAACTAATAAAAATCATACGTTAGAGGGATTTCACCTTAATAATATAATCCGTCATCACACTTGATTCTTGGCCTTCTGTTGACACTGCCTACAATACAATAATAAAACATATAACCCCAActtattaatttcattattattaaataatatatatttatgtattataAATGTAGATTTAATATATCTTTTTAGGTATTTAGTACAGTTAGTTTTAAAATCgtctaaagtaaataaataaaaatttataatatcatctaaatatgataaataaattaaaaaaataataataataataaatgagtcataataatttctcatcacatattttaaaatttcatattatttttatcaattatgtttttaaaattataagcaaaaaatatttatgtgcttaaatttattattttattcattttattaattatttattttgtcacttaatgtattttgtttatccaaacatatatgtaatagtgaaataagacataaatatacatattttcttatcttatgttttttaatgagaaatttcttattttaattgttctaactattaattaaataatatatatttatatataattttttgttagctttaaaattttaaattaaataagtaaagtttttaatttttttttttgaattcatagtttttctttataattctttaatattttatttcattaaaattcgtagaactttttcaaaaaatatatatttaattttaaaactaaaatgaatcatgttttaatatataaaaattgtgTATCTAATTAATGGTtggtttaacgattttttatttttttttaacaataaaattatattatatttttttaaagaggATTGCTAAGGGCAACTCCAACCGGACTGCAAAATAACAAATATAGtgctaaaaagacataaaatcAAATCCAACTCAACTTCATTTATCTCATCATTATGTTGTCAAGCTACAGTACCCCACCAAATATGGTGGGGTACTGTAGCAActgcaaaaacaaaaaacagtacTATTTTGCTTTTTATAttagtatttaataataaatatatatgtttattattttatatataagataaaataatataataataaaaaatataatttttggtGTTGTGGTTGGAATGGAAAAAATATGGTGCTAGGATTCCTTAGTTTTGGTGTTGGTGCAACACCATATATGGTGTTATAGGTTGGAGATGGCCTAAAGGGCATCAGTAGTGTCCAACACCATAAGGAGATAACGTATCACTATTGGAGCAATTCAATATTGGGTCACACatatttgaattaaataaatattatgggGTATCGCTAACCAATTATGAGGTGTCACCTAGTGTGGTGTTTGGCACATTAAGGTGTCAAATATCAATACTCTTTTTTAAACTATAGACAATGTtctggtttaattttttttaataattttatgtaATTCTTTTGTAATATATgatatttcttgtgtatttaaaatttatatgaaaattaataaaatataataaaaataaattaatatattttctaaaaataattaagTAACCATGTTGACTAACTGGTATTTATATATAAGCAGCATATTTTTACTATAGtatcattaattaaataatatatatttatatataattttttgttagctttaaaattttaaattaaataaatataataaaaataaattaatatattttctaaataaaattaagtaatGTTGATTTTTAGCTAGTATTTATTTATAAGGAGCATATTTTTacgagtttatatttttttagaccatgtgttttgtccaATTACATATTTAgatcttgtgttttgacaaatgactttttggaccatgtgttttataaaatagttcaaatataaccctaaactcgattttggtcaaaattttctgagctaaaattataaataactcaccaaactaacaatttaaaacaaaaataaaatcattttgcctaacaactgtattgttatatttaattttttcttcatcaaaattgagtttttgatgtttatttgaatcattttacaaaaaacAGGGTcttaaaaaaaatttgtcaaaaatcaATGTCCATACAAATAATGGGATAAAAGTATAAATCCTTTTAACTATAGGCTACAtttcatatttgtttttttttttttaaaaacgcaAAAAGTATCACCtactttttaataaataaaattcagGAATATCCCATTTATTTTCAATAAGAAAACAACACTCTATCAGGAACACGTGCCATAATTTCTTCCCACACACtcctaattaattataattaagataataaagtttgatatttaaaaataatggAGGACTAACCGTGAAATTTAGCCATAATGAAGGGGTGTTTtggttttaattattatttttttatgaaattttctcACCTTCATAAAGACGTCAATGTCTGGATCCGGTTTAATACTTGCTTCTTTCTCTCTTCTTGACAATTCAGCAAGCATGTCTGCAAAATATATCATGTAAACAAAtcttatataaatttaaatatgtaCATAAATTAATGACCATTCTCTATAAATACAAAATATAAGTAAGGTAAGTCACTAATTTTTATTAACGTTGACTTGAATCCAATTAATATTGATTATCAGAACAACTCGCAGGAATATTGAATAACAAGGTATGAGAACAACTCtccaaaaaaaattgtataacaaataataaatatagtatatatataaattgaataACAAGGATTGATGAGATAAATTAAAACTGATTTTCtctattttgttattattattatctttttcTTTCTGTTTTTTCATGTTAAGTTTTGCATTGTTGATTCCATGAAAATTTGACAACTTTGAAGTATTCCTATTCACTTAATaagtttattatatttttaatttgattgatttattgagattttaattattatttttgacaaaagattttaatttttcaatttagtttatttgGTGTGTAATTTTTGTTTAATGATAATATTTATTGTTGTGGTTATTTTAGGATCACATCTATTATATTGTGATTGatgtttaataataataatatgtctTTCCTATTTTATtaccttttctcttttttttttattaaaatagaaaTCTATTTCCTCCTAATTAAAGAATAATGATTCcctgaaaaaaaaaagtagtttagttattttaaattaattttactcattatttaataatatatattattttcatatatgaatatcttatattattatttaaaaaaattattgtacTCATTTGTCTTCTTCAGTCAAAATAAATAGTGGTTGTTCAATTTGAATCCTtgtattttaataatttagaaTCTTTTCTAGATATGTTTTATTAAGCTCAACTTTCCAGTCCTTACGTAATGAATATTGCTATGCCAATAAGAACTTCTAGTGGATTAGTCTCGCATACTCGTTATGTTAATGTAGATAGATAATTTATTTGATATGCggaatttttttcttttctccttatgtaatatattatgatttttttatcattgcattttcattgtttaaaataaaaatgaaaaatataaacgGGAGACACTTGTGTAGTTAACGACAAGATTATTTGGTAGCCTACAAAAACATGAATTTTGAAGacttttatcattaaaaatatttattagagATTTAATAcaacatttaattaaaaaaaatagagtacatattttgcaacaaaaaataaataaataaataactgaCCGTAACGTGTCCCTACTCCTTGGCATCTTGCAGAAAAAGATAGAGTTTCTCTTACGGTCATTTCTCCAAGATGAACATCATGCTGACTAATATAGGCAGCTGTTCTTTGGGGAATAAACTCATTCATCTCATGTCCATTATATGTCACCCTCCCACAAAACTGCAccaaatatatatgtttatttatactTTTATATTATTGTaagttttaatattaaaaaaaattacatttaagtCAAGTTgatttttatctatttatttataaatttattgttCACCTTTAAATTCGAGGCAAGTTTTCCTGCTAGGGTTAATAAAAGTGTGGTCTTGCCAGAATTTGGAGGTCCCAACAGCAATGTCAATCTAATAGTTTTGTGGTAATTTTAAGAACATAACAATATTAATTAGATGCATGTGATGATGATTTGAGGACtccaaaacaaaaatataaattaatatatatatatatataatataaataaagtAATGATACACAAAAGCAAAAAGCATAATTTAATTAGATTTACAAACCTTCCTGGCTTTATGACTCCACTAACATCATCAAGGATGGTCAAATGTTTTCTTTTGCTTTTAAATATTGGCAGAGAACTTACGAAAATCTtcaataaagaaataaaataaattattggaAGAaggaaatataatatatattggattataataaattaatgcagggtttaattattattattattaatttatattacCTCGAGTATATTAATGCAGAAGTTAAGGAATGAAGGTAAAGCTCTACTTCCTACATGAACATCTGCCTCCACCTTGACATGCTCAAATCTCACTTCAATAGTAGGAAGATCAATTCCAACCCTTTAAATAAATATAGTACAAAAAGATagtcattaaaaaatatatattatttaataaataaaaaacactAGCTACTTAATTATTACTATGTGATGTTTAATATTGCTTTTACGTGTACCTTTCAATACGTTCTTTGAGCTTCAACAAAAAAGTTTCATTATCTTCGTCAGCAACATTAACCAATCTGTGAAGCAAGTCTTTCCTTTCTTTAAGACCAAGATTGAATACATCAATCTCAGTTGGCTCTCCTTTAGAAGTAGTCAGAATCCCTTTTCTTAAACGATCATAAGTTGGAAGCTTTTCGAGTACAGCCCATGTGAGAGCTTCTTCATCGTCTATATCACCATCTTCTCTTCTAGACTTTGAGAAAAactcaatattattattgttattattattattattgcttcTCCATGCTGAAGAACTACTACTTTTCAAGCTATTTCTGAAGCTGTTACCGGCTCTGTAGAGGTCTCCCACCTCCATTTTCAAACTATGATGGATATTGTCTCTGAATCGACCTAAACTCCCCAATACCCCTTAAATACAAATTTTCTTCAtataatgtgtatatatattatatataccaAATCCCATTAACCAAaaaaattgtgattaattaaaaCTCCTCTAAGGATACGTTGTTTATATGGAAAAGAAAATGAGAAAAAGCTTGTCGAAGTAGGAAAAAATAAGGGAATAGCTACAACAAAAATTAATGTCGGGTAACTTATTAAAACTTGATGATGTTATTTATAGCTGTATAATTGTATGGAAAGGGAAAGTTACGTTTTAAATTTAGTTAGAGTAATCGCTATCATAAATTTTCACACTTTCAAGACAGTAAGAAAATTATGCTTCATATATTATTATAACAGAATTGGATATTGCAATCGTCATATCTCACATGCATGGCCGCGGCTACAGTCAGGGCCGGACCTAACTATAGGCGGGCTAGGCCCAAGTCTAAAGCTTCCATCCCCATAGAGGccccaaattttgaaaaatgtcaaATTTTCACATGTTAAAAAATCTCaatttttaacaaaataacattttattataaaaatttgaaaaattgcATTTTTGTCTTGGACCTCACTCATCTCAGGTAAGGCTTGGCTACAGTATTTGCATATACATTTAATTTTATTTGCATGATCCTATATATACGTATATGAGTAATAATATATACACCTAAACATTATACAAACGAAGGTGTCATTTTACTTAgccaattatatttattaaatttgggACTTACTTACGTCAATGTATAATGTTTAACTACACATATTATCATAATATATATAACTATGTTGCTGTGGAGCATCACTTTTTTTCACAACAAGTGTATTTCTTTAATATTGTGCTATGTTCCATATATATAACAGAATAATCATATAAATTTGACTTCATTGTGTTTCTTTAATACATTTACTTATTAGTTTGTAATTTAGTGTACTTtgattttaaattaaatgattaattttctattttacaTTTTCATACCCATGAGATACCTAGTATAGTACAAGGCATATCTCAACAGGATGAAGTGAGATTTTAtttaagaataattaaattttttaatattctaAATTATAATAAGAAGATCCTGATTTTAAgttcaaaattatatataaacAATATACCAACTCATGTGGTGTCAACATAATAAGGTTCATAATATATAATTAGTATTCCCTCTCACAATTAATTTGCCAATCTCTCCCATAATTTGGCACAAGTATGGTAGATCATGCTACCCAAttcaataatattattaattaccaACTTTAGGTAGATTAGAGACTAGTTTTAACTCactacttaattacatatatggTCCTTCTGCTAGGGTTGTAGTTGCCATATCTACCTACAAGTTTTTGACACTTTTTTCTTTTGCCTCTTTTATTGTGGAAACCAACCAATGCCCAACCTCAAAACTAGCTAGCAAAGTGATAAAAATCATCGTTCAACGCTTTTATATGTGCACTTTCACTCTTAAAAACTTAATTACTAAATATACATGTGTAATAATATGTGTATTAAAATTATGCACCAAAATATTTCACCAACTGATATGTAAAATAGTACGTCCCAATATAAATTTGATTagttaaataaaattgtgatgtCAGTTGTTGTAATATTTTAGTACATAATtttagtgcacatatcattactcaatatatatacacatgtatATGAGCTGCCAAATATTAATTAATGTCAGTAATTAATTGGTTCCTGCTTTAATAAATTTAAGTTATATTAACATATCTTTCCACTGGAAGAAATTTCAACCATATATCTCCTCtctacatatttttttttcagGAACGACATTATTGTTTGGGACAACACTAAAACTAATATCTATAGATGTAAGATTCCACGTCAAATAGAGATCCAACCCCAATTTCAATCATTTGCTTCTCTTTTttcattgaaaaaatatattaaatatgttTTTCTAATCTTCCTTCTTCAGAAATTTTagactttaataaaaaaaaaaactctcattGCTTTATCAACCTTAAGACCAAAATCAAGAAAaaacacaaattaaaaaaaaaagattaattcTGGGtcactttatttttttaaaatactaatTTAAATTCTCAATTTCAAATGATTACAAAATAGTACTCTAAACTAATAAACAGTTTaaacttttcctttttctttttctcttcctaCAAGCTCATTCTATTACAAAAGACCagcaataaaaatttaaattataaatacaaaaaaaaaatcagattattttATATATAGTTTATTATTAACTAAATTTAAGCTAAAAATACTTCATTTTTACTAATTTACAAAAAAATGAAccatacaacaacaaaaaaaaactataatcTATCTATAATTTTCATTGCAATATTAAAAATTAAGCACTACTTTGGTCATTAATTAAGTACGTACACTACAAGAAATAATGGTTTTAGAGGCGACTTTATCATGGGTGATTATGTGTCGCCTCTAATATTTAagaaatcaggggcgacacatcagtagtcgcccctaatattgtAATAGTCGCCCCTGATAATGATATCCTTTGACTAAAACTGGGTGGAAAAAGTTGGCAACTTGTGTAtgttagaaatttatttatttgggTCACAATTGTATATATAAAATGTGTGTTGGGTCA
This genomic interval from Humulus lupulus chromosome 8, drHumLupu1.1, whole genome shotgun sequence contains the following:
- the LOC133796326 gene encoding pleiotropic drug resistance protein 1-like isoform X1 — translated: MEVGDLYRAGNSFRNSLKSSSSSAWRSNNNNNNNNNIEFFSKSRREDGDIDDEEALTWAVLEKLPTYDRLRKGILTTSKGEPTEIDVFNLGLKERKDLLHRLVNVADEDNETFLLKLKERIERVGIDLPTIEVRFEHVKVEADVHVGSRALPSFLNFCINILEIFVSSLPIFKSKRKHLTILDDVSGVIKPGRLTLLLGPPNSGKTTLLLTLAGKLASNLKFCGRVTYNGHEMNEFIPQRTAAYISQHDVHLGEMTVRETLSFSARCQGVGTRYDMLAELSRREKEASIKPDPDIDVFMKAVSTEGQESSVMTDYIIKILGLEVCADTMVGNEMLRGISGGQRKRVTTGEMLVGPAGALFMDEISTGLDSSTTFQIVKSLKQFAHIFNGTNVISLLQPAPETYDLFDDIILLSDGQIVYQGPRENVLEFFESTGFKCPERKAIADFLQEVTSRKDQAQYWARRDEPYRFVTVNEFVEAFQSFHVGQKIEEHLSTPFDKTKSHPAALTTKHYGLNKMDLLKACMSREYLLMKRNSFVQIFKISQLVVMGLISATVFLRTKMHHKTLQDGNIYLGSLFFSTLMIMFNGMSELPMTIVKLPVFYKQRDLQFFPAWAYALPSMILKIPVAFIEVAVWMSLTYYTTGLEPTAVRMFRLYFIFVIINQMASSLFRAIAGLGRNMIVANTFGSFALLLLFVMGGFVLSKDNIKSWWIWGYWTSPLMYGQTGVLVNEFHGNKWKHVPPNSTESLGIQVLKSRNFCSDSYWYWLGFGVSIAYVVVFNFLYTLALTYLNPLEKIQGVFSENSESDNIQDGRDIEAIEIQQITINMGENQSKKKGMILPFEPHSICFDDVAYSVDMPQEIKVQGVVDDKLVLLKGVSGSFRPGVLTALMGVSGAGKTTLMDVLAGRKTGGYIEGDIRISGYPKKQETFARISGYCEQNDIHSPHVTVYESLLYSAWLRLPSEVDTETRMMFIEEVMELVELTPLRQALVGLPGISGLSTEQRKRLTIAVELVANPSIIFMDEPTSGLDARAAAIVMRTVRNTVNTGRTVVCTIHQPSIDIFESFDELFLLKVGGEEIYVGPLGRHSCHLINYFEAIEGVSKIKDGHNPGTWMLEVTSSAQEIALGVDFANIYKNSELYKRNKELIKELSTPVPGSKDLYFRTQFSRSFVTQCVACLWKQRQSYWRNPPYTAVRFMFTTFIGLIFGTMFWDLGSKRSSKQDLTNSLGSMYVAVIFIGVQNAGSVQPVVDVERTVFYREKAAGMYSAFPYTFGQVVVEIPYIFCQAVVYCLIVYSMIGFEWTAKKFFWYFFFSFFSMLYYTFYGMMAVGITPNNHVASIISSAFYSIWNLFSGFIVPRTRIPIWWRWYYWACPIAWTLYGLLVSQFGDVEDVINAETGQTVKEYLRSYFGFRHDFLGVVAFVNVLFALLFGTIFAFSIKFLNFQKR
- the LOC133796326 gene encoding pleiotropic drug resistance protein 1-like isoform X2 encodes the protein MNEFIPQRTAAYISQHDVHLGEMTVRETLSFSARCQGVGTRYDMLAELSRREKEASIKPDPDIDVFMKAVSTEGQESSVMTDYIIKILGLEVCADTMVGNEMLRGISGGQRKRVTTGEMLVGPAGALFMDEISTGLDSSTTFQIVKSLKQFAHIFNGTNVISLLQPAPETYDLFDDIILLSDGQIVYQGPRENVLEFFESTGFKCPERKAIADFLQEVTSRKDQAQYWARRDEPYRFVTVNEFVEAFQSFHVGQKIEEHLSTPFDKTKSHPAALTTKHYGLNKMDLLKACMSREYLLMKRNSFVQIFKISQLVVMGLISATVFLRTKMHHKTLQDGNIYLGSLFFSTLMIMFNGMSELPMTIVKLPVFYKQRDLQFFPAWAYALPSMILKIPVAFIEVAVWMSLTYYTTGLEPTAVRMFRLYFIFVIINQMASSLFRAIAGLGRNMIVANTFGSFALLLLFVMGGFVLSKDNIKSWWIWGYWTSPLMYGQTGVLVNEFHGNKWKHVPPNSTESLGIQVLKSRNFCSDSYWYWLGFGVSIAYVVVFNFLYTLALTYLNPLEKIQGVFSENSESDNIQDGRDIEAIEIQQITINMGENQSKKKGMILPFEPHSICFDDVAYSVDMPQEIKVQGVVDDKLVLLKGVSGSFRPGVLTALMGVSGAGKTTLMDVLAGRKTGGYIEGDIRISGYPKKQETFARISGYCEQNDIHSPHVTVYESLLYSAWLRLPSEVDTETRMMFIEEVMELVELTPLRQALVGLPGISGLSTEQRKRLTIAVELVANPSIIFMDEPTSGLDARAAAIVMRTVRNTVNTGRTVVCTIHQPSIDIFESFDELFLLKVGGEEIYVGPLGRHSCHLINYFEAIEGVSKIKDGHNPGTWMLEVTSSAQEIALGVDFANIYKNSELYKRNKELIKELSTPVPGSKDLYFRTQFSRSFVTQCVACLWKQRQSYWRNPPYTAVRFMFTTFIGLIFGTMFWDLGSKRSSKQDLTNSLGSMYVAVIFIGVQNAGSVQPVVDVERTVFYREKAAGMYSAFPYTFGQVVVEIPYIFCQAVVYCLIVYSMIGFEWTAKKFFWYFFFSFFSMLYYTFYGMMAVGITPNNHVASIISSAFYSIWNLFSGFIVPRTRIPIWWRWYYWACPIAWTLYGLLVSQFGDVEDVINAETGQTVKEYLRSYFGFRHDFLGVVAFVNVLFALLFGTIFAFSIKFLNFQKR